The Bacteroidota bacterium genome contains a region encoding:
- a CDS encoding class I SAM-dependent methyltransferase, with product MENLSSIWSPTEALFLLKSKTAGNSLSYTSLSSLNKLNHPWKADFNFRASKNPTSQFIHPGFIHRGTNPSINSFLHAMNTARHAGIDIQYEKGSGERLPYTNECFEAVFCMDVLQEVENGARLFSEIFRVLKPGGVLYFDLSNTIELPMPLELKAQQERMKSKSNYIAKHKWGILIKPIAKSAQAQRIPNPVESTLQKLKKHQALKKLECWNEKFKQYYPFTLLSAVLNSLLNEDNKLNYRSYAIVASK from the coding sequence ATGGAAAACCTTAGTTCAATTTGGAGCCCTACTGAAGCACTCTTTCTTTTGAAAAGCAAAACTGCAGGTAATTCACTTTCTTACACTTCTTTAAGTTCTCTTAACAAGTTAAACCACCCATGGAAAGCAGATTTTAATTTTCGTGCTTCTAAAAATCCTACAAGCCAATTTATTCATCCCGGCTTTATTCATCGTGGCACTAATCCTAGTATTAATTCATTTTTACATGCTATGAATACCGCTAGACATGCAGGAATTGATATTCAATATGAAAAAGGCTCGGGTGAGCGACTTCCTTATACAAATGAGTGCTTCGAAGCAGTTTTTTGTATGGATGTGCTTCAAGAAGTTGAGAATGGGGCTCGATTATTTTCAGAGATTTTCCGTGTGTTGAAACCCGGTGGAGTCTTATATTTTGATTTATCCAATACAATAGAATTGCCAATGCCTTTGGAATTAAAAGCGCAACAAGAGCGCATGAAATCTAAGAGTAATTATATTGCCAAGCACAAATGGGGAATTTTAATCAAACCAATAGCCAAGTCTGCTCAAGCACAACGCATTCCAAACCCTGTGGAATCTACCTTGCAAAAGCTAAAAAAGCATCAAGCGCTCAAGAAATTGGAATGTTGGAATGAAAAATTTAAACAATACTATCCTTTTACACTTTTATCAGCAGTCTTAAATTCCCTGTTAAATGAAGATAACAAGTTGAATTATAGAAGCTATGCTATTGTTGCTTCAAAATAA
- a CDS encoding OmpA family protein, with amino-acid sequence MPIKLLKEEQEILRKAFDNLEFNNGKDVIRFESYASLDDLGKLMVKKSEWRLKLSGHTDNVGNPKTNMTLSQKRAQAVKIFLIDRGIKADRIIVEYFGATKPVADNKTEAGRQKNRRVEMLIIE; translated from the coding sequence GTGCCAATAAAACTGCTGAAAGAAGAGCAAGAAATTTTGCGTAAAGCATTTGATAATCTCGAATTCAACAATGGTAAAGATGTTATTCGCTTCGAGTCCTATGCATCCTTAGATGACCTTGGGAAATTAATGGTAAAAAAATCGGAATGGCGTTTAAAATTAAGCGGACACACCGACAATGTTGGAAATCCAAAAACCAATATGACACTGTCACAAAAACGTGCACAAGCGGTTAAAATTTTCTTAATCGATAGAGGAATAAAAGCCGATAGGATTATTGTTGAATATTTTGGTGCAACTAAACCGGTAGCCGATAATAAAACGGAGGCCGGGCGTCAGAAAAACAGAAGGGTTGAAATGCTCATCATTGAGTAA
- a CDS encoding PKD domain-containing protein, whose protein sequence is MKHKYYLGRILIFTLLLIIHKHSIGACNISVSPSSATICVGNFVVLTASGASSFTWSPALGLSSINTATVTASPIVTTTYTVIGDCGGGQFDTTQILVTVRPLPNTPNITISNNNTCAGTSVSFSTLAQPGVTFSWNFGDGTNPISGSIVTHQYNPTPGNGIQSYNATVTATNGFGCVKSATSVSINVKQKPDASIADTSAIPFTNCGSATFDLYIENASTTIATNTNYQINWGDGSPLYSNSTLPVTGTNHLYTTQGYFTLTLMVTGQNGCIATKIYTVYNGSNPAVPFQNPGNTTGKCIPFTFSIPSSPSNNPPGTIYIVSSNDGTPNDTLANPPPANYIHTFSSSSCGATGGITPNTFYINVRAQNPCGFSDLTIQPITINKKPEAHFTISPDTIACVNSIVTFTNTTIPGVTVSNNGTCDPTTGMYWIISPNTYNLTSGSLGTGNNPSNSSSWGTNILNVTFTSSGIYSISIIVKSNGCGSDTIKRTVCIQAPPSPSFTAIPLTGCNPFIVNFTNTSTNLPSCGPITRQWLITKLSFTCPSDSAVDFVFISGTNSNSINPIIRFNNQGIYNVSLALTNICGTFTTLPTSITVKRKPQITINVPANICLGQNISPTAVVTNCGTSALSYLWNFAGGNPANSVLAVPPTIAFSTSGPHTITLTVTTECGTITNSSIVNVLISPTANAGSDKQICSGGIANLGITNTIGLNYQWSPVTGLSSSIISNPNVSLSNVGGIPITNFYFLTVTNVAGCISKDTVRVIVNPLPTVTVNSATICAGQTATLTANGATTYSWSNGGTNNPHPVTPLSTANFTVTGTNTLTGCTNTAVSTVTVNPLPIVNAGPSITFCNQPIANTLNGYSPLGGTWSGVGVSSAGVFTPSVTGNFILTYTYTDGNSCSSSDTMIVKVVNPQIANAGNGFSTCLNSPAKTLIGFTPSGGIWTGAGITGNIFTPLTAGVGTFTLTYTFGSGTCLSSDTIRVIVNPLPTVTVNSATICAGQTATLTANGATTYSWSNGGTNNPHPVTPLSTSNFTVTGTNTLTGCTNTAVSIVTVNPLPIVNAGPSITLCNQPIANTLNGYSPLGGTWSGVGVSSAGVFTPSVTGNFILTYTYTDGNSCSSSDTMIVKVVNPQIANAGNGFSTCLNSPQKHLLDLLHQEVFGLVQELPGIFLLH, encoded by the coding sequence ATGAAGCACAAGTATTATCTTGGAAGAATATTAATTTTTACACTATTATTAATAATTCATAAGCATTCAATCGGAGCCTGCAACATTAGCGTTAGTCCTTCAAGTGCAACAATTTGTGTAGGGAATTTTGTAGTTCTAACCGCCTCTGGAGCTAGCTCTTTTACTTGGTCACCAGCTCTTGGATTAAGTTCAATAAATACTGCAACAGTTACTGCAAGTCCAATTGTTACTACAACATATACAGTCATAGGTGATTGTGGTGGAGGCCAATTTGATACTACTCAAATATTAGTAACAGTCAGACCCTTACCCAATACACCAAATATTACTATTTCTAACAATAATACATGTGCAGGAACTTCTGTTAGTTTTTCAACACTAGCTCAACCTGGTGTGACTTTTTCATGGAATTTTGGCGATGGAACAAATCCTATATCGGGATCAATAGTTACTCATCAATATAATCCTACGCCCGGTAATGGTATTCAAAGTTATAATGCAACAGTAACTGCGACAAACGGCTTTGGCTGTGTGAAATCAGCAACATCAGTTTCAATAAACGTAAAGCAAAAACCAGATGCATCAATTGCTGATACAAGTGCAATTCCTTTTACAAATTGTGGTAGTGCAACATTTGATTTGTATATTGAAAACGCTTCAACAACTATAGCTACAAACACAAATTACCAAATAAATTGGGGTGATGGTTCGCCACTTTATTCCAACTCTACATTGCCTGTAACAGGAACTAATCACTTATACACCACACAAGGTTATTTTACATTAACACTTATGGTAACTGGGCAAAATGGTTGTATTGCGACAAAAATATACACTGTTTATAATGGTAGTAATCCCGCTGTACCCTTTCAAAATCCTGGGAATACAACTGGAAAGTGCATCCCTTTTACTTTTTCTATTCCAAGTAGTCCAAGCAATAATCCTCCGGGTACAATATATATTGTTTCCTCTAATGATGGCACTCCCAATGATACTTTGGCCAATCCTCCACCAGCTAATTATATTCATACTTTTTCAAGTAGTTCTTGTGGTGCAACGGGTGGTATTACACCCAATACATTTTACATTAATGTGCGTGCACAAAACCCTTGTGGTTTTTCTGATTTGACTATACAACCAATTACAATTAACAAAAAACCAGAAGCACATTTTACAATTTCCCCAGATACTATTGCCTGCGTAAACTCAATAGTAACTTTTACAAATACTACTATTCCTGGAGTAACCGTAAGTAATAATGGCACATGTGATCCAACCACTGGAATGTATTGGATTATTTCTCCAAATACATACAATCTAACAAGTGGGTCTCTTGGAACAGGAAATAATCCTTCAAATTCTAGTAGTTGGGGTACAAATATTTTAAATGTAACTTTCACATCATCAGGAATATATTCCATTTCAATTATTGTTAAAAGTAATGGGTGTGGAAGCGATACAATTAAAAGGACTGTTTGCATTCAGGCACCACCCTCCCCCTCTTTCACTGCAATTCCATTAACTGGATGTAACCCCTTTATTGTTAATTTCACAAATACTTCAACTAATTTACCTTCATGTGGACCAATAACTAGGCAATGGCTTATCACTAAATTAAGTTTCACCTGCCCATCAGATTCTGCAGTTGATTTTGTTTTTATTTCAGGCACAAATTCTAATTCAATAAACCCAATTATTCGGTTTAATAACCAAGGAATTTACAATGTGAGTTTAGCACTTACAAATATCTGTGGCACTTTTACAACTCTTCCTACTTCAATAACAGTAAAACGTAAACCCCAAATAACAATTAATGTCCCTGCCAATATTTGTTTAGGACAAAATATTTCACCAACTGCAGTTGTTACAAATTGTGGCACATCTGCATTAAGCTATTTATGGAATTTTGCAGGTGGTAATCCCGCTAATTCGGTTTTGGCTGTGCCTCCAACAATCGCCTTTTCAACTTCAGGCCCGCACACTATTACTTTGACCGTAACTACTGAATGCGGAACGATAACAAACTCTTCAATTGTAAATGTATTAATAAGTCCTACCGCTAATGCGGGGTCTGATAAACAAATTTGTAGTGGAGGAATTGCAAACTTAGGAATCACCAACACTATTGGTCTTAATTATCAATGGAGTCCTGTTACAGGATTAAGTTCATCCATAATTTCTAATCCTAATGTTTCACTATCCAATGTTGGTGGAATACCTATAACTAATTTCTATTTTCTCACAGTAACTAATGTAGCGGGTTGTATTTCAAAAGATACCGTAAGAGTTATTGTAAACCCACTGCCAACTGTTACAGTTAACTCTGCAACTATTTGTGCTGGACAAACTGCTACTCTAACAGCAAATGGTGCTACTACTTATTCATGGTCAAATGGAGGAACAAATAATCCTCATCCTGTTACACCCTTATCTACTGCTAACTTTACTGTCACGGGAACAAACACTTTAACAGGCTGTACAAATACAGCAGTTAGTACCGTTACGGTAAATCCTTTGCCAATAGTAAATGCAGGACCGAGTATCACGTTTTGCAATCAACCCATTGCAAACACATTAAATGGATATTCTCCACTTGGTGGAACATGGTCAGGAGTAGGTGTTTCTTCAGCGGGAGTTTTTACGCCATCGGTAACAGGGAATTTTATCCTTACTTATACATACACAGATGGTAATAGCTGCAGCAGTTCTGATACCATGATTGTTAAAGTAGTTAACCCACAAATAGCGAATGCTGGAAATGGATTTTCTACTTGCTTAAATTCTCCCGCAAAAACACTTATTGGATTTACTCCATCAGGAGGTATTTGGACTGGTGCAGGAATTACCGGGAATATTTTTACTCCATTAACTGCCGGAGTTGGAACATTTACATTGACCTATACTTTTGGATCCGGCACATGTTTGTCTTCTGATACGATAAGAGTTATTGTAAATCCGCTGCCAACAGTTACAGTTAACTCTGCAACTATTTGTGCTGGACAAACTGCTACTCTAACAGCAAATGGTGCTACTACTTATTCATGGTCAAATGGAGGAACAAATAATCCTCATCCGGTTACACCCTTATCTACTTCTAACTTTACTGTCACGGGAACAAACACTTTAACAGGTTGCACAAATACAGCAGTTAGTATTGTTACTGTAAATCCATTGCCAATTGTAAATGCAGGACCGAGTATCACGCTTTGCAATCAACCCATTGCAAACACATTAAATGGATATTCTCCACTTGGTGGAACATGGTCAGGAGTAGGTGTTTCTTCAGCGGGAGTTTTTACGCCATCGGTAACAGGGAATTTTATCCTTACTTATACATACACAGATGGTAATAGCTGCAGCAGTTCTGATACCATGATTGTTAAAGTAGTTAACCCACAAATAGCGAATGCTGGAAATGGATTTTCTACTTGCTTAAATTCTCCGCAAAAACACTTATT